CCGTGCTCTAGACAAAGCTGACGCTGACGATTATGTCTCGATTCAGGAGTTAATACTCCATGGTCATGGCACAATTTACAGCAAAAAGGGCAAAGAACTGTTACCCCAAGAGGCCTTCGAAATTGCCTTGGACGGGGAGTTAAATGTTGAGGCAAAAAACGACTTGCTAAGAATCGAAACATCACGGGCTATTTACACCATTCACCCGGGCAAACTCCATTGACCCCGGGCTTCTGTTTTTTATTGTAGCTTGTTAAAATAGCCCAAAAGGAGGTACGAGCGTGAAGACATATCGCAAAGAGTTAGTTTTTACAATCAAATCCCGACGGGCATTGAAGAATATTACCCCTGAAATCGAAGCTGCCGTAGCCGAAAGTGGTATCAGGGAAGGTCTTTTACTCTGTAATTCAATGCATATTACCGCCAGCGTCTTCATTAATGATGATGAAAGCGGTCTTCACCATGATTTCGAAGTCTGGCTGGAAAAACTAGCACC
The window above is part of the Bacillota bacterium genome. Proteins encoded here:
- a CDS encoding YjbQ family protein; translated protein: MKTYRKELVFTIKSRRALKNITPEIEAAVAESGIREGLLLCNSMHITASVFINDDESGLHHDFEVWLEKLAPEKPYTNYRHNTYEDNADAHLKRTIMGREVVVAITEGRLDLGTWEQIFYGEFDGKRPNWHCTVVDTAKA